The genomic interval GTCGGCGGAGCCGAGCGGGTGGTTCTTCAGGTCCGCGGCCCAGTCCGGCGGGTTGTAGTTGCGCGGGTCCGAGGTGTCGTCGTGCTTGGGGTCCGGGTACTCCTTCTTGGCCGCCGCGGCCTTCGCCGCGCGTCCCGGCTCCTCTGCCCGCTTCTTGGCCAGGTAGGCCTCCCGCTCCTCCTTGCGGGCCTCCTCGGCCTCCTTCTTGGCGTCCTCGTCGCAGCCGTCCTCGGCGAGGAAGACGTACGGGGAGAACGCGCCCGCAGCCAGGACGGTGGTGCCGGTACCGGTGCCGCCGAGTGCGGGACCGCCGCTGCCGCCGTACGGGATCCGGCGTGCCGGGGCGCCGATGGTGCAGCCGGACTCGCGGGCCTTCTTCTCGGCCGCGTCCGCCGCGTCGTCGGCTTCTTTCGCCGCCTTCTCGGCGCCCTCGACGTCGCCCGCCTTGGCCGCCTTCTTGGCGTCCTCAGCCGCCTTGCTTGCTTCCTCCGCGAACTTGCCGAGCTTCCCCAGCTTGCCGATCTTGCCGAGGTCGCCGAGTTTCTCCACGACCTTGGCGCCGTCGTAGCCCGGGATGAAGAGGGAGCCGACGTTCCAGAGGACGTGGGAGACGGCGCGGGTCTTGTCGCCGTTGTTCCAGTCCTTGGCGACGTCGTCGCCGATGAACACGTCGTAGAGGACCGTGCCGCCGGTCTTGACGGAAGCACCGGCCCAGTCCCAGAGGGCGCCGCCGTAGTCGCCGTCGGACCACTTCTTGCCGGCGTCCTTGGAGTTCTGCGACCAGTCGTCGCCCAGCTGTTTGCCGTAGTCGCCGATGCCCTTCAGGGTGTCCATCGGGTGCCGGACCATGTCGTAGATGCCGGTGAGGTCGCCCCAGACGCCGTCGACGAAGAGGCCTTGGCCGACTTGCTTGACCTGGTTGCCGGCACAGCCGAAGAAGGCGCCGACACCGGAGAAGCAGCCGTCGTCGTCTTTCTTGTCGTCGGCGGGGGCGGGGGCGGGGGCGGGGGCGGGCTGCTGGTCGTCGGTCTGGTCCGGGTCGGTGGTGGTCGTGCCGGTGCCGGTGCCGCCTGTGGTGCCGGTGCCGCCTGAAGTCCCGCCGTTGCCATTGCCGTTGTTGTTGCCGTTGTTCTTGCCAGCGTTGTTGTCGCCGACGGCTGTGTCCGTGTCACCGCCCGTCGAGGCGGGGCAGGCCATGCCGGTGACCTTGCAGACCTCCGACTGGATGCCGGTGAAGATCTGGGTACCGAGGCCGCTGACCAGCAGCGCGGTGATGATCGCGGCGACGATGGCGATGAACCCGGCGTACTCGACCGCCGTCTGCCCCTCGTCCCGGCGCCAACGGATCAGCCGGGACAGGGAGAACGGGCGGCGCTCCACGCGGTCCGGTTCGGCGAGCCCGTACCACTGACGGCTCTCGGGGCGGTACAGGAAGAACAGGATGAGGATCGGGAGGAGGAGTTGCAGGCCTCCGCGGGCGGACCCGGAGACGAGGTTGACGACACCGCCGAGGATCAACCAGCCCTGAACGGCGAGGAGTCCACGCCGGATCCGGACCCCGCCCTCCCAACTCCGCCGGGCGAGCCACCAGCCGAGGACACCGGGTGCGGCGGCGTACGCGACGAGGGCGATGACCTGACCGTCGAGGGCGTCGTACGCCCCGGCGGTCATCAGCAGCCCGAGCCCGCCGACGACGGTGACCGCGAACAGCGCGTGGGCCAGCACCAGTGCGGTGGCGAGAGGCACCGGCATCTCGTGACGCCCGCCCGACCCACCGCTCCCGCCGACTCCCCCGATCCAGGCCATGTTTCCCCCGTCCCCCGAAATCGCTCAACACCACTGGAGCTTCCAGAGGTTAGGGACAGGACGGACGCCCGAGATGGGCCCGTGGACCCAAATCGACACCCAAGTCCTGGGTGGGCCTCAGCTCTCCGTGCGCGGGAACGTCACCTCGACCCTGCGGTTCTTCTTGCGGCCGGCCTCCGTCGAGTTGTCGGCGATCGGGTACTGCTCGCCGTAGCCGCGTACCTCGAAGGTGATGTTCGGGTTGTTCAAGTCCGAGTCCAGGACTGCCTGTACGGCGTCGGCGCGCTGCTTGGAGAGGATGTCGCCGTGTGCGGACGAGCCGAGGTTGTCCGTGAAGCCGAAGACGCGGACCGTGGACGCGTTCTGCTTCTTGATCTCCTCGGCGATCGCGTCGATACGTGACTTCGCCTCGGCGCTCAGCTTGGAACTGTCCTTGCTGAAGAGGACCTCGGCCTGGAGGGCGAAGGTCACGTCCGAGTTGGTGTCCTCACGGCGTTCCTCACCGCCCTGGTCCTCCACGACCGACTTGATGTCCAGGACCTTGGAGGCGGCGAGCGTCGCGCCCTCGGGGAGTTTCAGGTCCGGGTCGTTCGGGTCGACCTGCACCGGGGCACTGGCCGACGCCTCGGTGCCCGGTGGAACGCTCGGACTCGGGGTGTCGTCGGCGTGCGCCGCCACCGCGCCGACGATGTTCGCAGCGACCATGATCGTGGCGGCGGTCACGACCAGGGCGAGACGGGGAGTGGTGGTCACGGCCGCCTCATCCGGAGATCTTGATCGTGCCGACGGGGAACGTCGGTAGTTCGAAGGAGACTTCGGTGGTGGTCGACGGGGGCGCGGGGAACTGCATGAAGACGGCCACCGTGCCGCCTGCCTTGATCGTCGTGAGGCCCGTCGTGGTGAGCGGTCGGCCGTCCGTGTCCCGCAGCACGTAGTAGCGCTTCTTGCCCTTGGAGTCCACGAGGGTGGCCCCGCCGAGCGACGTACCGTGCTGAAGGATCTCCGTCTCGTCGCCGCGCAGGGCCGACGG from Streptomyces sp. NBC_01288 carries:
- a CDS encoding Tox-REase-5 domain-containing protein — protein: MAWIGGVGGSGGSGGRHEMPVPLATALVLAHALFAVTVVGGLGLLMTAGAYDALDGQVIALVAYAAAPGVLGWWLARRSWEGGVRIRRGLLAVQGWLILGGVVNLVSGSARGGLQLLLPILILFFLYRPESRQWYGLAEPDRVERRPFSLSRLIRWRRDEGQTAVEYAGFIAIVAAIITALLVSGLGTQIFTGIQSEVCKVTGMACPASTGGDTDTAVGDNNAGKNNGNNNGNGNGGTSGGTGTTGGTGTGTTTTDPDQTDDQQPAPAPAPAPADDKKDDDGCFSGVGAFFGCAGNQVKQVGQGLFVDGVWGDLTGIYDMVRHPMDTLKGIGDYGKQLGDDWSQNSKDAGKKWSDGDYGGALWDWAGASVKTGGTVLYDVFIGDDVAKDWNNGDKTRAVSHVLWNVGSLFIPGYDGAKVVEKLGDLGKIGKLGKLGKFAEEASKAAEDAKKAAKAGDVEGAEKAAKEADDAADAAEKKARESGCTIGAPARRIPYGGSGGPALGGTGTGTTVLAAGAFSPYVFLAEDGCDEDAKKEAEEARKEEREAYLAKKRAEEPGRAAKAAAAKKEYPDPKHDDTSDPRNYNPPDWAADLKNHPLGSADNSDGFWASRDRNPAPNWKNESWLRYQEQVTGTVRGEEYVVPYPKKGVPDVEYDGWDAGRQTYLEAKNGYEGYLSKSSKGELTPSAKAEFAAEARRQVAAAGGKAVEWHFSNPDVAKAARRAFRDEGLDIKVVYEKQKPVGGARKPGAFG
- a CDS encoding OmpA family protein, whose protein sequence is MVAANIVGAVAAHADDTPSPSVPPGTEASASAPVQVDPNDPDLKLPEGATLAASKVLDIKSVVEDQGGEERREDTNSDVTFALQAEVLFSKDSSKLSAEAKSRIDAIAEEIKKQNASTVRVFGFTDNLGSSAHGDILSKQRADAVQAVLDSDLNNPNITFEVRGYGEQYPIADNSTEAGRKKNRRVEVTFPRTES